The proteins below are encoded in one region of Helianthus annuus cultivar XRQ/B chromosome 2, HanXRQr2.0-SUNRISE, whole genome shotgun sequence:
- the LOC110888153 gene encoding 50 kDa gamma-zein-like: MGLIVELDRGDRLKGLNNEVWDPLPPDVEEHEDEEMHDQEHPAQQHQPQTPPHSPQHHAFHQHQEWPEFYQQFQQMRMTQEQHGTYIDQIRSSQDEIRASQDQLQATQDQLRQSQGTLYQGLSAGFSYLFGEMHLAYPDYFQHPPQFPPWNPPSYGDAGPSFTRDDDGDDA; this comes from the coding sequence ATGGGGTTGATTGTAGAGCTAGATAGGGGGGATAGGTTGAAAGGGTTGaacaacgaggtctgggacccgttgccTCCAGATGTGGAGGAACACGAGGATGAGGAGATGCACGATCAAGAGCATCCGGCGCAGCAGCACCAGCCACAGACGCCACCACATTCACCGCAGCACCATGCATTCCACCAGCATCAGGAGTGGCCAGAGTTCtaccagcagttccagcagatgcgaATGACGCAGGAGCAGCATGGTACTTACATTGACCAGATTAGATCGAGCCAGGATGAGATTCGGGCCAGTCAGGATCAGCTTCAGGCCACTCAGGACCAGCTTCGGCAGAGCCAGGGTACTCTATACCAGGGGCTGAGTGCGGGATTTTCATATCTTTTCGGGGAGATGCATCTTGCATAccccgactactttcagcaccctccacagttcccaccgtggaacccccCTAGTTATGGCGATGCGGGTCCGTCCTTTACTAGAGACGATGATGGTGATGACGCTTAG